From one Burkholderia pyrrocinia genomic stretch:
- a CDS encoding TolC family protein, translating to MRLPEPPAASIAAAALATAVALAGCATSSIDLAPEASDRPWQPQTSAAGDIVPAPPRASAQGAHDYTLPATPALASVPPPAALDAAHAYTLPELIDLAESANPLTRIAWNDARNAALAVGIAKSAYLPKLSATAMGAYQASHGSTSTILGDSSSDTTVHGTISALSLQWLLFDFGGRAARVEAAEQASIASNVAFTAVHQQVIHDVTVAYYRYEAARSRALSAQQGLANADAILAASRARLKHGVGTVVELAQATQNRAQANLALVQASGTESDSYLALVSALGISPLSKPTIAALPKRALPPALGSSVDAIVSDAIARRPDLQGAFALEKANRAKIKAAEAAFMPKIFLSASTSYASGGTAISALPAIGDQAPTVNLNGSRYGGGVFLGLTIPLYDGGLRSAVLMQARNDAESASARLTRTKEEAVRQVVAAQNAVQTSLASHDAAKALVDAAQTSYDAALTAYRNGVGSVTDATIAQSQLLAARNAEVDSYAGALSAAAALALATGTIGSAQ from the coding sequence ATGCGCCTACCTGAACCGCCGGCCGCCTCGATCGCCGCCGCCGCCCTCGCGACCGCCGTCGCGCTGGCCGGCTGCGCGACGTCGTCGATCGATCTGGCGCCGGAGGCGTCCGACCGCCCGTGGCAACCGCAAACGTCGGCCGCGGGCGACATCGTGCCGGCACCGCCGCGCGCGAGCGCGCAAGGCGCGCACGACTACACGCTGCCGGCCACGCCTGCGCTCGCGTCGGTACCGCCGCCTGCCGCGCTCGATGCCGCGCATGCGTACACGCTGCCCGAGCTGATCGACCTCGCCGAATCGGCGAACCCGCTGACGCGCATCGCATGGAACGACGCGCGCAATGCGGCGCTCGCGGTCGGCATCGCGAAATCCGCCTATCTGCCGAAGCTGTCCGCAACGGCCATGGGCGCGTACCAGGCGAGCCACGGCTCGACGTCGACGATACTCGGCGACTCGTCGAGCGACACGACCGTGCACGGCACGATCTCGGCGCTGTCGCTGCAATGGCTGCTGTTCGATTTCGGCGGCCGCGCCGCGCGCGTCGAAGCGGCCGAACAGGCGTCGATCGCGTCGAACGTCGCGTTCACGGCTGTACACCAGCAAGTGATCCACGACGTGACCGTCGCGTACTACCGGTACGAAGCCGCGCGATCGCGCGCACTCAGCGCGCAGCAGGGCCTCGCGAACGCGGACGCGATCCTCGCGGCGTCCCGCGCGCGGCTCAAGCATGGCGTCGGTACGGTCGTCGAGCTTGCGCAGGCGACGCAGAACCGCGCGCAGGCGAACCTCGCGCTCGTGCAGGCGAGCGGCACGGAAAGCGACAGTTACCTCGCACTGGTGTCAGCGCTCGGCATCTCGCCGCTGTCGAAGCCGACGATCGCCGCGCTGCCGAAACGGGCGCTGCCGCCCGCGCTCGGTTCGTCGGTCGACGCGATCGTGTCGGACGCGATCGCGCGCCGCCCCGACCTGCAGGGCGCGTTTGCGCTCGAAAAAGCCAATCGCGCGAAGATCAAGGCCGCCGAAGCCGCGTTCATGCCGAAGATATTCCTGTCCGCTTCGACGTCGTATGCAAGCGGCGGCACCGCCATCTCCGCACTGCCCGCGATCGGCGACCAGGCGCCGACGGTCAACCTGAACGGCAGCCGCTACGGCGGCGGCGTGTTCCTTGGCTTGACGATCCCGCTGTACGACGGCGGCCTGCGCTCGGCCGTGCTGATGCAGGCGCGCAACGATGCGGAAAGCGCATCCGCGCGTCTCACGCGGACCAAGGAGGAAGCGGTTCGCCAGGTCGTTGCCGCGCAGAACGCGGTACAGACCAGCCTCGCGTCGCACGACGCCGCGAAGGCGCTCGTCGATGCCGCGCAGACGAGCTACGATGCGGCGCTGACCGCGTACCGGAACGGCGTCGGCTCGGTGACCGATGCGACGATCGCGCAAAGCCAATTGCTCGCGGCGCGGAATGCGGAGGTCGACAGCTATGCCGGTGCGCTGTCGGCGGCTGCCGCGCTCGCGCTCGCGACCGGGACGATCGGCTCGGCGCAGTAG